The following proteins are co-located in the Dromaius novaehollandiae isolate bDroNov1 chromosome 10, bDroNov1.hap1, whole genome shotgun sequence genome:
- the MPHOSPH10 gene encoding U3 small nucleolar ribonucleoprotein protein MPP10, translating into MAAVGGLERCLRVAGAAAARPERFLSVQDGLAADFKALTKILYDLSKARGSNVVRGSPLKELVIESFDEEQIWQQLELQNNAVLDFFKKSIVRDANDEDLCLLSDPEDDSSNAEASSDKELEEDIMETETEQKNVYTKDKTKAKEKQSKPRESKMQKYSDDDSDVDFDIEELEQQTEIAKKTTSKKLQKKSIVDDKFFKLAEMEAFLEDVEKEDRGEEEEGINYFEDILSDDEEEESEDSKVKPIKSSRDLTYKDFFDPVDDNDELVANTVEDGQEEETDSVTEEENEESMSEADEITEIMTENMRSKEASKKVTFSLPDDSEIEDSIDMQSEKSIDPIEIKSSFEKRQEKMNAKIRSLEEELLEEKPWQLKGEVSGQKRPENSLLEETLLFDHAVRMAPVITEETTLQLEDIIKQRILDQAWDDVVPKEKPKEEAFEYKKRITLDHEKSKLSLAEIYEQEYLKLHQQKTEEEENPEHKEIQEMMDSLFLKLDALCNFHFTPKPPVPEVKIVSNLPAVSMEEVAPVAVSDAALLAPEEIKEKNKAGDVKADAEKTPTDKKRERRKKKLRKRMKLREKERRQKLLEKMKPEQGTKLSKKAAAAKLKKLTKEGKASLLKDEGKDKVLKSSQAFFSQLQDQVKMQIKDANKLKKKQKKQREVSVHKLKL; encoded by the exons ATGGCGGCTGTCGGGGGGCTGGAGAGGTGCCTGCGGgtggcgggcgccgccgcggcgcgcccCGAGCGCTTCCTCAG TGTGCAAGATGGACTGGCTGCTGACTTCAAAGCACTTACAAAGATTCTCTATGATTTGAGTAAAGCTCGGGGAAGTAACGTGGTTCGTGGGAGTCCTTTGAAAGAACTGGTGATAGAAAGTTTTGATGAAGAACAGATTTGGCAACAACTAGAGCTGCAAAATAATGCAGTTCTCGATTTCTTCAAGAAATCTATTGTAAGAGATGCCAATGATGAAGATCTTTGCCTCCTCTCAGACCCGGAGGATGACAGCTCCAATGCAGAGGCTAGCAGTGATAAGGAATTGGAAGAAGACATAATGGAAACAGAAACTGAACAGAAGAATGTTTATACAAAAGATAAAACTAAGgctaaagaaaagcaaagtaaacccagagaaagcaaaatgcagaaatatagtGATGATGATTCTGATGTTGACTTTGATATTGAAGAACTAGAGCAACAAACTGAAATAGCCAAGAAAACCACGTcgaaaaaattacaaaaaaaatctatagtgGATGACAAGTTTTTCAAGCTAGCTGAGATGGAAGCTTTTTTGGAAGATGTAGAGAAAGAAGataggggggaggaggaggaaggtattAATTATTTTGAAGATATTCTCTCAGATGATGAGGAAGAAGAATCAGAAGACTCCAAAGTCAAA CCAATTAAAAGTTCTAGAGACTTGACATACAAAGATTTCTTTGATCCTGTTGATGACAACGACGAGTTAGTAGCTAACACTGTTGAAGAtggtcaggaagaggaaacagacaGTGTTACTGAAGAGGAGAATGAAGAAAGCATGTCCGA GGCTGATGAAATTACTGAGATCATGACAGAGAATATGAGAAGTAAAGAAGCCTCCAAAAAAGTAACTTTTAGTTTGCCGGATGACAGTGAAATAGAAGACAGTATTGATATGCAATCAGAAAAGAGCATTGATCCCATTGAAATAAAGTCATCTTTTGAGAAGAGACAGGAAAAG atgaaCGCAAAAATAAGAAGTTTAGAAGAGGAGTTGTTAGAGGAGAAACCTTGGCAGCTTAAAGGAGAAGTGAGTGGACAAAAAAGACCTGAAAACAGCCTTTTGGAGGAGACGTTACTCTTTGACCATGCAGTCCGAATGG CTCCTGTGATCACAGAAGAAACTACTCTGCAGCTTGAAGATATCATTAAGCAGCGAATATTGGATCAG GCGTGGGATGATGTAGTaccaaaagaaaagccaaaagaaGAGGCCTTTGAATACAAGAAACGTATCACCTTGGATCATGAAAAGAGTAAACTAAGTCTTGCTGAGATCTATGAGCAGGAATACCTGAAACTTCACCAG CAAAagactgaagaagaagaaaatcctgaaCATAAAGAAATTCAGGAAATGATGGATTCACTGTTCTTGAAACTGGATGCTCTTTGTAATTTCCACTTCACACCCAAACCA CCTGTGCCAGAAGTTAAAATAGTCTCGAACCTTCCAGCTGTAAGTATGGAGGAAGTAGCACCTGTTGCTGTTAGTGATGCAGCTCTCCTAGCACCAGAGGAGATCaag GAAAAGAACAAAGCTGGTGATGTAAAAGCAGATGCAGAAAAGACTCCCACAGACAAAAAACGAGAgcgaagaaagaaaaagcttcgTAAACGCATGAAGCTCAGGGAAAAAGAGAGACGTCAAAAGCTGCTGGAAAAGATGAAGCCAGAGCAAGGCACAAAACTCAGCAAAAAAGCTGCTGCAGCAAAATTAAAGAAGCTTACTAAAGAAGGCAAAGCCTCTCTGCTCAAG GATGAAGGTAAAGACAAGGTCTTGAAATCATCCCAGGCCTTCTTTTCTCAGCTACAAGATCAAGTAAAAATGCAAATCAAAGATGCAAataaattaaagaagaaacagaagaagcaGCGCGAGGTCTCTGTTCATAAACTTAAATTGTAA